One segment of Triticum aestivum cultivar Chinese Spring chromosome 2A, IWGSC CS RefSeq v2.1, whole genome shotgun sequence DNA contains the following:
- the LOC123189613 gene encoding uncharacterized protein yields MASAVLSYIQSLWPLSALLKEDDLGASARLVRTLSVPEETKQFVFAIREPETQGLLYILAAQNLSEQSALDAGHLIRAVRPRAVITQVAHTEVEDVLIEEQCLAEGGAGGVPASPLQVIKRCITEKKSKDHYVKSAACQVLREIFGVGFYGHLLAAKRAAEETESHFLLLGSPYEKNCNAGGSSNGNSTDDNPAPQLQTSCTLPQSAMDDKSGLQLQSNCLLPKSATSAVSSHVRKICLVDDYGGQLMKSLAPTANLLLSQAISSYAVAECRLSECKPADRYEPPLFAQTVYPLLSDLYEIFVQIPSIGKAMASAQMLLTQVHKGKPVCSEMLSDVYVFGIAIEALRICLNNAGRRRINTRDNHSLEKLDFAELPSEEKCHILLVQALRSQLREFGSVVAVVDASCLAGIRRHWNTPVPSEITQLAGSCFNHYGNKNESENESDNNEVPSDSTDKKSWIAEKPVVAVGAGGTAILGFSSLSKTIQASAILKLAPYKTPVILKYGLMQLQRHAGVVLSKLLSHGVVSAGSKSSVLQFTASAEKIRAVTHTVISSVERTSLLAMRTSFYEIMQKRQKHNRPFRIAPWATFSFSLVACAGLLKHGDGIECAAEAAPSVPMIASLGRGLESLRVTSEETRQTRSQNVKEALLTLLRSLKKSEK; encoded by the coding sequence ATGGCGTCGGCGGTGCTCTCGTACATTCAAAGCCTGTGGCCGCTCTCGGCTCTCCTGAAGGAGGACGACCTGGGCGCCTCCGCGCGGCTGGTGCGGACCCTCTCCGTGCCCGAGGAGACGAAGCAGTTCGTGTTCGCGATCCGGGAGCCCGAGACGCAGGGCTTGCTCTACATCCTCGCGGCGCAGAACCTCTCCGAGCAGTCCGCTTTGGACGCCGGACATCTGATCAGGGCGGTGCGGCCCCGGGCCGTGATCACCCAGGTCGCGCACACAGAGGTCGAGGACGTTTTGATCGAGGAGCAGTGCCTGGCTGAAGGCGGAGCGGGCGGCGTGCCGGCGTCGCCACTACAGGTGATTAAGCGTTGCATCACCGAGAAGAAGAGCAAAGATCACTATGTGAAATCCGCCGCTTGCCAGGTCCTCCGGGAGATTTTTGGGGTTGGATTCTATGGCCACCTATTGGCTGCCAAGAGAGCTGCGGAGGAGACAGAGTCGCATTTTCTCTTGCTCGGCTCTCCGTATGAGAAGAATTGCAATGCGGGTGGATCGAGCAACGGAAATAGTACGGACGATAATCCGGCTCCGCAATTGCAGACTAGCTGCACTCTTCCTCAGAGTGCCATGGATGATAAATCTGGTCTCCAGTTACAGAGTAACTGCTTGCTCCCTAAGAGTGCCACATCTGCAGTAAGCTCCCATGTCAGGAAGATATGCCTTGTGGATGATTATGGAGGGCAGCTCATGAAGTCGCTAGCTCCAACTGCTAACTTGTTGTTGTCCCAAGCTATCTCTTCCTATGCTGTTGCGGAGTGCAGACTGTCAGAATGTAAGCCGGCCGACAGATACGAGCCTCCACTTTTTGCGCAGACCGTCTACCCTCTGCTCTCTGACCTTTATGAGATATTTGTTCAAATTCCGTCAATTGGGAAGGCTATGGCTTCTGCACAGATGTTGCTCACTCAAGTTCACAAGGGGAAGCCAGTTTGCAGTGAAATGTTATCTGATGTCTATGTATTTGGAATTGCAATAGAGGCTCTCAGAATATGTTTAAACAATGCAGGAAGACGCCGCATTAATACTAGGGATAATCATAGTTTGGAGAAATTGGATTTTGCAGAGCTCCCTTCTGAGGAGAAGTGCCACATTCTTCTTGTTCAAGCTCTCAGAAGTCAACTAAGGGAGTTCGGTTCTGTGGTGGCTGTAGTTGATGCCAGCTGCTTAGCTGGAATAAGGAGACACTGGAACACTCCTGTTCCTTCGGAGATCACACAATTAGCTGGCAGTTGCTTCAATCATTATGGCAACAAAAATGAGAGCGAAAATGAGAGTGATAACAATGAGGTGCCATCGGACAGCACTGATAAAAAGAGCTGGATAGCTGAGAAACCTGTGGTCGCAGTTGGTGCGGGAGGAACAGCAATTCTTGGTTTTTCATCTTTGTCGAAAACCATCCAGGCATCTGCCATTCTTAAGTTGGCTCCTTATAAAACTCCAGTGATCTTAAAGTATGGCTTAATGCAGCTGCAAAGGCATGCCGGCGTTGTATTAAGCAAGCTCCTCTCTCATGGGGTTGTTAGTGCTGGTTCGAAGTCATCTGTTTTACAGTTCACAGCTTCAGCAGAGAAGATTCGGGCGGTGACACACACCGTAATATCATCTGTAGAGAGAACTAGCTTGTTGGCGATGCGGACATCGTTCTACGAAATAATGCAAAAGAGGCAGAAGCACAACCGACCTTTCCGAATAGCTCCTTGGGCAACATTTAGTTTTAGCTTGGTTGCATGTGCTGGCCTCCTGAAGCATGGAGATGGGATTGAGTGTGCTGCTGAGGCCGCACCTTCTGTTCCCATGATTGCCTCCCTGGGCCGTGGTCTTGAGAGCTTGCGTGTCACTTCAGAGGAAACGAGGCAAACAAGGAGCCAAAATGTGAAGGAAGCTTTGCTAACATTGTTGCGCAGCTTAAAGAAATCAGAAAAGTAA
- the LOC123189614 gene encoding phosphoglycolate phosphatase 1A, chloroplastic, producing the protein MLLARASPAFLPSTSSSPTPSSQTLPPSASFGRSQRTGGSLTVASPNCTVRRPVMAGAAAAVPAAKLEDAEALIDSVETFIFDCDGVIWKGDKLIDGVPETLDLLRSKGKRLVFVTNNSTKSRKQYGKKFETLGLSVNEEEIFASSFAAAAYLQSIDFPKDKKVYVIGEEGILKELELAGFQYLGGPTDGDKKIELKPGFYMEHDKDVGAVVVGFDRYFNYYKVQYGTLCIRENPGCLFIATNRDAVTHLTDAQEWAGGGSMVGAVLGSTKQEPLVVGKPSTFMMDYLAKKFGITTSQICMVGDRLDTDVLFGQNGGCKTLLVLSGVTSEQMLQSPDNKIQPDFYTNQISDFLTLKTAAV; encoded by the exons ATGCTCCTGGCTCGCGCCTCCCCGGCCTTCCtgccctccacctcctcctcccctacccCATCGTCGCAGACGCTACCGCCGTCTGCGTCCTTCGGGAGGAGCCAGCGCACCGGTGGCAGCCTAACCGTGGCATCGCCGAACTGCACCGTTAGACGGCCCGTGATGGCGGGTGCGGCAGCGGCAGTCCCGGCGGCAAAGCTGGAGGACGCAGAGGCGCTTATCGACTCTGTCGAGACGTTCATATTCGACTGCGATG GGGTGATCTGGAAGGGCGACAAGCTGATCGACGGCGTGCCGGAGACACTCGACCTGCTCAGATCAAAG GGCAAGAGGCTGGTCTTCGTGACCAACAATTCGACGAAGTCGAGGAAGCAATACGGGAAGAAGTTTGAGACGCTCGGGCTCAGTGTCAACGAG GAAGAGATATTTGCTTCGTCCTTCGCAGCTGCTGCGTACCTGCAGTCCATCGATTTCCCTAAAGACAAGAAG GTTTACGTGATTGGAGAGGAAGGGATTCTCAAGGAGCTGGAGCTGGCTGGCTTTCAGTACCTTGGTGGACCT ACAGACGGTGACAAGAAGATTGAGCTGAAGCCTGGCTTCTACATGGAGCATGACAAAGAT GTTGGAGCAGTGGTAGTGGGATTTGATCGCTATTTTAACTACTACAAAGTTCA GTACGGGACACTCTGCATACGTGAGAATCCTGGGTGCCTTTTCATTGCAACAAACAGGGACGCTGTCACCCATCTCACTGATGCCCAGGAGTGGGCAG GTGGCGGGTCAATGGTCGGCGCTGTTCTTGGTTCAACCAAACAAGAACCGCTTGTCGTCGGGAAGCCGTCAACATTCATGATGGACTACCTGGCAAAGAA GTTTGGAATCACAACATCTCAGATATGCATGGTAGGTGACCGTTTGGATACTGACGTTCTATTTGGGCAAAATGGAGGCTGCAAAACTCTTCTGGTTCTTTCAG GTGTGACTTCTGAGCAGATGCTTCAAAGCCCCGACAACAAAATCCAGCCAGATTTCTACACAAACCAAATTTCTGATTTTCTCACCCTTAAAACAGCAGCAGTATGA